A region of Pasteurellaceae bacterium Orientalotternb1 DNA encodes the following proteins:
- a CDS encoding ribosome silencing factor, with product MEQNLVDFLTKTLQGLKAEDIQTIDVKGKSSITDTMILATGTSSRHVASTADNLINESKKAGVDVFAHEGKAVADWIVIDFGQAIVHILQRENREMYQLEKLWA from the coding sequence ATGGAACAAAATTTAGTCGACTTTTTGACAAAAACCTTACAAGGCTTAAAAGCCGAAGATATTCAAACGATTGATGTCAAAGGCAAATCCAGCATTACCGATACGATGATTTTAGCCACAGGCACATCGAGCCGCCACGTGGCGTCGACCGCCGATAATCTTATCAATGAAAGCAAAAAAGCAGGCGTTGATGTGTTTGCCCACGAAGGTAAAGCTGTTGCCGATTGGATTGTGATCGATTTCGGTCAAGCGATTGTGCATATTTTGCAGCGTGAAAACCGTGAAATGTATCAATTAGAAAAACT